One window from the genome of Pseudonocardia hierapolitana encodes:
- a CDS encoding IS481 family transposase → MAHRNARTTVFARRLIVERFLAGWPAARIAEQLGVSRATVHKWVRRYREEGWDGLADRSSRPHTSPNRVAAQIEDRILELRATAHRGAVFLAGELGLVASTVGRVLARHQVPHLAAIDPITGAPVRRRHCGIRYERPHPGDLIHIDVKKLGRVPDGGGWRLHGRREARQSGIGRGIGRGIGYDYLHVAVDDHSRLAYIEALPDERDTTCAGFLHRAVAWFREHGVRVLRVLTDNAKVYRIGQDWRAVCVALGIRRRFTKPGCPWTNGKAERLNRTLLTEFAYAQPWLSNHDRLTALDSWVEHYNTRRAHSALGGRPPITRLAA, encoded by the coding sequence GTGGCGCACCGTAACGCCCGCACCACCGTCTTTGCGCGGCGGCTCATCGTCGAACGCTTCCTCGCCGGGTGGCCAGCGGCGCGGATCGCCGAGCAACTCGGCGTCTCCCGAGCGACGGTGCACAAGTGGGTCCGCCGCTACCGCGAGGAGGGCTGGGACGGACTTGCCGACCGCTCGTCGCGGCCGCACACCAGCCCGAACCGCGTCGCCGCACAGATCGAGGACCGCATCCTCGAGTTGCGAGCCACCGCGCATCGGGGAGCGGTGTTCCTGGCCGGCGAGCTCGGCCTGGTCGCCTCCACCGTCGGCCGGGTGCTGGCCCGCCACCAGGTGCCGCACCTGGCCGCGATCGACCCGATCACCGGCGCACCGGTCCGGCGCCGCCACTGCGGGATCCGCTACGAACGCCCCCACCCCGGGGATCTGATCCACATCGATGTCAAGAAGTTGGGCCGGGTCCCTGACGGCGGCGGCTGGCGGCTGCACGGGCGCCGAGAAGCCCGCCAGAGCGGAATCGGGCGCGGAATCGGGCGCGGGATCGGCTACGACTACCTGCACGTCGCGGTCGATGACCACTCCCGGCTGGCCTACATCGAAGCGCTGCCCGACGAACGCGACACCACCTGCGCCGGGTTCCTGCACCGGGCCGTGGCCTGGTTCCGTGAGCACGGCGTGCGAGTGCTGCGGGTCCTGACCGACAACGCCAAGGTCTACCGGATCGGGCAGGACTGGCGGGCGGTGTGTGTCGCGCTCGGGATCCGGCGCCGGTTCACCAAACCCGGCTGCCCCTGGACCAACGGCAAAGCTGAACGGCTCAACCGCACCCTGCTGACCGAGTTCGCCTACGCCCAACCCTGGCTGTCCAACCACGACCGGCTCACCGCCCTGGACAGCTGGGTCGAGCACTACAACACTCGACGCGCCCACTCCGCCCTCGGCGGCCGCCCTCCGATCACCCGACTCGCCGCATGA